A window of Metabacillus sp. B2-18 contains these coding sequences:
- a CDS encoding MFS transporter, which translates to MNTYQWMSKRFFIFYMTWGIFLPYWTGWMIIEKGITVSQASLIMSLGLVARGLSTLFAFPYLSEKFSAKTILNGMAIGTLIAILCYIPADSFPSLLAVTFFLHVFYPTLMPALDSAAGYLVQSKQLKHYGKSRSWGSIGFVVAGLILTVLTGAFGDSVILWVLLIGIMAFIVLLVLRAPDILTEKPKIDPTKKGGIRELFRIKYFGLVLMIVILLQAAHASYYNYGYIYLQEIDAPKYLIGVIINIGVIAEIIFFLLADKKFQKFSVGSLLAMAALGSTVRWILVFAFPNVIVFSFAQTLHAFSFAMGHYAFMKYLINNIPHTKIPMAQGVYSALALSWSTAVFTIFGGYLYEIEPRYAFIGMIICTIPSMLFALLYRHLANKKEVTIVRNETMVDH; encoded by the coding sequence ATGAATACATACCAATGGATGAGTAAACGTTTTTTTATTTTTTATATGACTTGGGGCATTTTTCTTCCATACTGGACGGGATGGATGATTATTGAAAAAGGAATTACAGTTTCTCAAGCTAGTTTAATTATGAGTCTCGGCCTTGTGGCTAGAGGGCTTTCAACATTATTTGCCTTTCCTTATCTATCTGAAAAATTTAGTGCAAAGACCATACTAAATGGAATGGCGATCGGAACACTTATAGCAATTTTATGTTATATTCCTGCTGATTCCTTTCCTAGCTTACTTGCTGTTACGTTTTTTCTACATGTTTTTTATCCAACCTTAATGCCTGCTTTAGATAGTGCGGCTGGATACCTTGTACAAAGTAAGCAGTTAAAGCATTATGGAAAAAGTCGTTCATGGGGATCGATCGGATTCGTAGTAGCGGGTCTTATCTTAACGGTTTTAACTGGGGCTTTTGGAGATTCCGTTATTTTATGGGTATTGCTAATTGGAATAATGGCGTTCATTGTTCTGTTAGTTTTGCGCGCACCAGATATTCTAACTGAGAAACCAAAAATTGATCCTACTAAAAAAGGTGGCATTCGTGAATTATTTCGCATCAAGTATTTTGGATTAGTGCTGATGATCGTGATCCTACTGCAAGCAGCTCATGCCTCTTATTACAATTATGGGTACATTTATTTACAAGAAATAGATGCACCAAAATATTTAATCGGTGTGATTATCAATATTGGCGTCATTGCAGAAATTATTTTCTTTCTACTTGCAGACAAGAAATTTCAAAAATTTTCAGTTGGCTCCTTACTAGCAATGGCAGCTCTTGGTTCAACCGTTCGATGGATTTTAGTATTTGCCTTCCCAAATGTGATTGTCTTTAGTTTTGCCCAAACATTACATGCCTTCTCTTTTGCAATGGGTCACTATGCTTTTATGAAATACTTAATAAATAATATTCCGCATACAAAGATTCCAATGGCACAAGGTGTATATTCTGCCCTTGCACTCAGCTGGAGCACGGCTGTATTTACGATTTTTGGCGGCTATTTATACGAAATTGAACCAAGATACGCGTTTATTGGGATGATTATCTGTACAATTCCATCCATGCTGTTTGCCCTTTTGTATCGTCATTTAGCGAATAAAAAGGAAGTGACGATTGTTCGTAATGAAACGATGGTTGATCATTAA
- a CDS encoding polysaccharide deacetylase family protein, whose amino-acid sequence MKPIITMLLCFVTLVFPIHISAQQQVPILIYHSIDEFKGLGDKELYVTPENFENQMRYLRDNGFTLLTFERWQDLDKVEKPIFITFDDGYKNNLHAFAIFKKLENERFKPTATIFVISDFIGRSNRLSSADLKMLSDSGIISIQSHTATHPDLTKITKFEHELKDSKDKIYNITGEPVIALAYPYGNANNKVVDETKKYYSFGLTTTPEYFSNKGIKNELYLLPRIYVKYSTTIDDFAQIVEGR is encoded by the coding sequence ATGAAACCAATCATAACAATGTTATTGTGCTTTGTTACATTAGTATTTCCAATACATATTTCAGCTCAACAACAAGTTCCGATTTTAATTTATCATTCCATTGACGAATTTAAAGGACTTGGTGACAAGGAGTTGTACGTTACACCTGAAAATTTTGAAAACCAAATGAGGTATCTACGAGACAATGGGTTTACCTTACTGACTTTTGAACGATGGCAAGATCTTGATAAAGTAGAGAAGCCGATTTTTATAACTTTTGACGATGGATACAAAAATAATTTACATGCATTTGCTATCTTTAAAAAGCTAGAGAATGAACGCTTTAAGCCAACAGCGACTATTTTTGTGATAAGTGACTTTATCGGACGATCTAACCGTTTATCATCTGCAGATTTAAAGATGTTGTCTGACTCTGGTATCATTTCCATCCAATCTCATACGGCAACACATCCTGATTTAACGAAGATAACCAAATTTGAACATGAACTCAAAGATTCAAAAGATAAAATTTATAACATAACAGGAGAACCAGTTATTGCACTTGCCTATCCCTATGGCAATGCAAATAACAAAGTTGTAGATGAAACGAAGAAATATTATTCTTTTGGACTCACAACAACTCCTGAATACTTTTCTAATAAAGGGATTAAAAATGAACTTTATCTTTTACCGCGAATTTATGTAAAGTATTCAACTACTATTGACGATTTTGCTCAAATAGTAGAAGGAAGATGA